The following proteins are encoded in a genomic region of Mycolicibacterium rutilum:
- a CDS encoding YveK family protein: MTRHQARGFDVRALIRWWPLIVLPALIAAAAAYWSVSHQSPSYTAATRLAVVPLAQWDETFLGTSLVRDSGDAHSTAATTAELLDSPEPVGRAITVSAVPDTNIVEVTARSASPHEAEQVSRTFVDDVLADRWRTIAAELDARIAALSVTTPADPNSGEASARLQTLTLIRQAGADPTLRIVATGAAVEEPRLPTVVILALAALGGAVVGTLCAFVAVRLRARAPAVAAPARPPDEPAPPTVLTTDAAG, encoded by the coding sequence ATGACCCGTCATCAGGCCCGCGGGTTCGACGTCCGGGCCTTGATCCGCTGGTGGCCGTTGATCGTCCTGCCCGCCTTGATCGCCGCGGCGGCCGCGTACTGGTCGGTCAGCCACCAGTCGCCGTCCTACACCGCCGCCACCCGCCTCGCGGTGGTGCCGCTGGCCCAGTGGGACGAGACGTTCCTCGGTACCAGCCTCGTCCGCGACAGCGGCGACGCCCACAGCACCGCCGCCACCACCGCCGAACTGCTGGACTCTCCCGAGCCCGTCGGCCGGGCGATCACCGTGTCGGCCGTCCCCGACACGAACATCGTCGAGGTCACCGCACGGTCAGCCAGTCCGCATGAGGCTGAACAGGTTTCGCGGACTTTCGTCGATGACGTGCTCGCCGATCGCTGGCGCACGATCGCGGCCGAGCTGGACGCCCGAATCGCCGCCCTCTCGGTGACCACCCCGGCCGACCCGAACTCCGGTGAGGCGTCCGCGCGGCTGCAGACCCTGACCTTGATCCGCCAGGCCGGCGCTGATCCGACGCTGCGCATCGTGGCGACCGGGGCAGCCGTCGAGGAGCCGAGGCTGCCAACCGTGGTGATCCTCGCGCTCGCCGCGCTCGGCGGCGCCGTGGTCGGGACGCTCTGCGCATTCGTCGCTGTGCGGTTGCGCGCTCGCGCGCCGGCCGTTGCCGCGCCCGCACGCCCGCCGGACGAGCCGGCGCCGCCCACCGTGTTGACCACCGACGCCGCGGGGTGA
- a CDS encoding WecB/TagA/CpsF family glycosyltransferase, with product MPIDAVTMDGAVHRISDSIANGRGGTVLTPNIEILRQYRSTPELRSVFERTDLRVVDGMPLVVALRLQRTPVPEQITGTDLLWALSGAAAQVGFSVLLAGGRDGDAERAAERLRAEFSGLRARTHACFVRPDTEAEELARLRATIIAAEPDVVFIGLPFRVQVTLMDELRAALPRTWFVGVGSTFELVNGDRSRPPKWLQRLCLEWAWRLTQQPEMWRRYFVDGMPTAALLLASALRQRWRRA from the coding sequence ATGCCGATTGACGCCGTCACGATGGACGGTGCGGTGCACCGGATTTCCGACAGCATCGCCAACGGCCGCGGCGGCACCGTCCTGACACCCAACATCGAGATCCTGCGCCAGTACCGTTCGACGCCCGAGCTGCGGTCGGTGTTCGAGCGCACCGACCTCCGGGTCGTCGACGGCATGCCGCTGGTGGTCGCGCTGCGCCTGCAACGCACACCCGTGCCCGAACAGATCACCGGCACCGACCTGCTGTGGGCGCTGTCCGGTGCGGCGGCCCAAGTCGGCTTCTCGGTGCTGCTGGCCGGCGGGCGCGACGGCGACGCCGAACGTGCCGCCGAGCGGCTGCGTGCCGAATTCTCGGGACTGCGCGCCCGGACGCACGCGTGTTTCGTGCGGCCCGACACCGAAGCCGAGGAACTCGCCCGCCTACGCGCGACGATCATCGCCGCCGAACCGGACGTCGTGTTCATCGGGTTGCCGTTCCGCGTGCAGGTCACCCTGATGGACGAACTGCGCGCCGCGTTACCCCGGACGTGGTTCGTCGGCGTCGGGTCGACCTTCGAACTGGTCAACGGGGACCGGTCGCGCCCCCCGAAGTGGTTGCAGCGCTTGTGTCTTGAATGGGCATGGCGGCTGACCCAGCAACCGGAGATGTGGCGGCGCTACTTCGTCGACGGTATGCCGACCGCTGCGCTCCTGCTGGCTTCGGCGCTGCGTCAGCGGTGGCGAAGAGCGTGA
- a CDS encoding glycosyltransferase, translating into MSAKPSAQPDIHLFEPTGYAGVFQHTCRLAQALSQRGLTVTLHTGHEHEPVDLAGVRICSCVWWPMPRDTSRPKVLMRKAAITAGLVARTVPHLIHAGSGAVLHVQGVSASGAVNLLLLAAARRAGSRVVYSPHDVFSRRGALDEFLLRIGYRRPHAMVVYSDADARILAKSGVAAHVSPLVQLVPPPTALQRRIWRREWGAHDSDTVVLFTGFIRPEKRVDVLVESAATWPPDRRLAVVGPDRGGWARCDALARTHLVDIAARLEFVELTEFTAAIAAADVVVVPSEQASQSGVLAVARQLRTPTVAADIGGMGELASHTFTAGDPGDLNRAIQKALGGGAPPAPSPRDLDEAVAVHLSAYGVRS; encoded by the coding sequence ATGTCCGCGAAACCGTCTGCGCAGCCGGACATTCACCTGTTCGAACCGACCGGCTATGCCGGGGTCTTCCAGCACACCTGCCGACTGGCCCAGGCGTTGAGTCAACGCGGACTGACTGTGACCCTCCACACCGGCCACGAGCACGAACCCGTTGACCTTGCCGGCGTGCGGATCTGTTCGTGCGTCTGGTGGCCGATGCCGAGGGACACCTCGCGGCCGAAGGTCCTGATGCGGAAAGCGGCGATCACCGCTGGACTCGTGGCACGCACGGTGCCCCACTTGATCCACGCGGGCTCCGGCGCGGTGCTGCATGTGCAGGGTGTATCCGCGAGCGGCGCGGTGAACCTGCTGTTGTTGGCCGCCGCGCGCCGCGCCGGTTCGCGGGTCGTGTATTCGCCGCACGACGTGTTCTCACGTCGCGGCGCGCTCGACGAGTTCCTGCTGCGGATCGGATACCGCCGTCCGCACGCGATGGTGGTGTACTCCGATGCCGACGCTCGAATTCTCGCCAAAAGCGGAGTTGCTGCGCATGTCTCACCTCTCGTCCAGCTGGTGCCACCACCGACCGCGCTGCAGCGGCGGATCTGGCGCCGCGAGTGGGGCGCACACGACTCCGACACCGTTGTACTCTTCACCGGCTTCATCCGGCCTGAGAAGCGGGTCGACGTGCTCGTCGAAAGCGCCGCCACCTGGCCGCCGGACCGGCGTCTCGCGGTCGTCGGACCCGATCGCGGGGGCTGGGCGCGCTGCGACGCGCTGGCCCGGACGCATCTCGTCGACATCGCCGCGCGCCTGGAATTCGTTGAGCTGACCGAGTTCACCGCCGCCATCGCGGCCGCCGATGTCGTGGTCGTGCCGTCCGAGCAGGCGAGCCAGAGCGGTGTGCTCGCCGTGGCCAGACAGCTGCGGACCCCGACCGTGGCCGCCGACATCGGCGGCATGGGCGAACTGGCATCGCACACGTTCACCGCCGGGGACCCCGGCGATCTCAACCGCGCCATCCAGAAAGCCCTCGGCGGCGGTGCTCCCCCCGCGCCGTCGCCGAGGGACCTGGACGAGGCCGTCGCCGTGCACCTGTCGGCCTACGGGGTGCGGTCATGA